A window of Chloroflexota bacterium contains these coding sequences:
- a CDS encoding recombinase family protein, whose product REAASRGFFLGSKAPFGYRKVKVSDGAKERPTLEVDPATAPVVEEIFEKSLRGSGLKELCKELNDRGVTNRGKRWNKGGLHYVLRNEAYTGAAVWGRTNKGEKAQDPVRVEGAWPALVSRDLFEDVQQAMSDRAPKVQRPARVGSPYLLSGLLKCGVCGKPYSAQGAKSGQFAYYICGTLFREGAGTCSARYLNAPKLETFVVEKIRERILNEETIVALVQLVAEEIDAMAGELAGRLEVVEAELDDVRKRLGKLYEAIETSELTLEVLSPRIMSLRHREEQLEAARDEAETRLEQRRVVLPDTEEIVEYAADFRNFLQKGTIPERKALIRNFVEGIEVNGDEAVLTYTVPMPSDGVMSESASVLDFVKPSPPIPTMTCSIHNCSAAIVAGHQGVHG is encoded by the coding sequence AGGGAGGCCGCGTCACGAGGCTTCTTCCTCGGCTCGAAGGCCCCCTTCGGCTACCGGAAGGTCAAGGTCAGCGACGGGGCGAAGGAGCGTCCCACCCTGGAGGTTGACCCGGCCACCGCTCCGGTGGTGGAGGAGATATTCGAGAAGTCCCTTCGGGGCAGCGGCCTCAAGGAGCTGTGCAAGGAGCTGAATGACCGGGGCGTCACCAACCGGGGCAAGCGCTGGAACAAGGGCGGACTCCACTACGTGCTGCGGAACGAAGCCTACACCGGCGCCGCCGTATGGGGCAGGACGAACAAGGGAGAGAAGGCCCAGGACCCGGTGCGGGTTGAAGGAGCTTGGCCCGCGTTGGTGTCGAGGGACCTGTTCGAGGACGTGCAGCAGGCGATGAGCGACCGAGCCCCGAAGGTGCAGAGGCCCGCCAGGGTGGGCAGCCCGTACCTTCTGAGCGGGCTGCTCAAGTGCGGAGTCTGCGGCAAGCCCTACTCGGCCCAGGGAGCCAAGAGCGGGCAGTTCGCCTACTACATCTGCGGCACCCTGTTCCGGGAAGGAGCGGGGACGTGCAGCGCCCGCTACCTGAACGCCCCGAAGCTGGAGACGTTCGTGGTGGAGAAGATCAGGGAGCGGATACTGAACGAGGAGACCATCGTCGCGCTGGTGCAGCTGGTGGCCGAGGAGATCGACGCGATGGCCGGGGAGCTTGCCGGTAGGCTGGAGGTCGTCGAGGCGGAGCTTGATGACGTGCGGAAGCGCCTTGGAAAGCTCTACGAGGCCATCGAGACCAGCGAGCTGACCCTTGAGGTCCTCTCACCCCGAATCATGTCTCTGCGGCACCGTGAGGAGCAGTTGGAGGCTGCCAGGGACGAGGCCGAGACCCGGCTTGAGCAGCGCAGGGTTGTCCTGCCCGACACCGAGGAGATAGTGGAGTACGCGGCGGACTTCCGAAACTTCTTGCAGAAAGGGACGATCCCCGAGCGCAAGGCGCTCATCCGTAACTTCGTTGAGGGCATCGAGGTCAATGGAGACGAGGCCGTCCTGACGTACACCGTCCCCATGCCGAGCGACGGCGTGATGTCGGAATCGGCCTCGGTTCTTGATTTCGTCAAGCCCAGCCCACCAATTCCGACCATGACATGCTCTATTCATAACTGTTCGGCCGCTATTGTCGCTGGTCATCAGGGCGTTCATGGCTGA
- a CDS encoding HAMP domain-containing sensor histidine kinase, whose product MVLVIVLTVLISVGVGYYATQSRLGVFVDEIGGDEASRLARSLSREYTAADSWETVDRPLSQAGYLYGEAAQGERSEGGEEGHVELLHEDRIRVVIVGVDGRVVRDNLSELSPGTAAAGLDGHRETVFDLNANRPVGHVYVDVNSELLSAESYGFLSTLLYVIIIGGMLTVGVAVLLAAWLSKRIAAPVAALTEATQAIAQGDTARLPVASSDELGRMSAAFNRMTSALETQRELRRRLINDVSHELNTPLTVIQLEARAQRDGLQTAESASDHIIQEVDRLRGLVTDLDWLAETDSGELRLTLQACSVHELLTTEVDRWQPQVQARQVELSMEAPGNLPDMELDRMRMGQALGNVVSNAINCTEAGGSVALRAWLEGEELLAISVTDDGIGIDASDLPHVFDRFYRTDQSRTRGIGGTGLGLAITRAIVEAHGGQIAVASDGPGQGVTVTLRLPLK is encoded by the coding sequence ATGGTCCTTGTCATCGTCCTCACCGTGTTGATCAGCGTCGGCGTGGGCTACTACGCCACCCAGTCTCGCCTGGGCGTGTTCGTGGACGAGATAGGGGGCGACGAGGCGAGCCGGTTGGCCCGGAGTTTGAGCCGGGAGTACACCGCCGCAGATAGCTGGGAGACAGTGGACAGACCGCTTTCCCAGGCCGGATACCTCTACGGCGAGGCTGCACAGGGGGAGCGGTCGGAGGGAGGGGAGGAGGGTCACGTCGAACTCCTGCACGAGGACCGGATACGGGTCGTCATCGTCGGCGTCGATGGACGGGTGGTGAGGGACAACCTGTCGGAACTATCGCCCGGGACCGCCGCAGCCGGCCTGGACGGGCATCGCGAGACGGTGTTCGATTTGAACGCGAACCGGCCTGTGGGCCACGTCTACGTGGACGTGAACAGTGAGCTCCTGTCGGCCGAGTCGTATGGGTTTCTGAGCACGCTCCTGTACGTGATCATCATCGGTGGGATGCTGACCGTTGGGGTTGCCGTACTGCTGGCCGCCTGGTTGTCCAAGCGCATCGCGGCGCCGGTGGCAGCCCTGACGGAGGCGACCCAGGCTATTGCCCAGGGGGATACGGCCCGGCTGCCGGTGGCGTCCTCGGACGAACTGGGCCGTATGAGCGCGGCCTTCAACCGGATGACCTCCGCCCTGGAGACCCAGCGCGAGCTCCGCAGACGGTTGATAAACGACGTCTCCCATGAGCTGAACACGCCATTGACCGTGATACAGCTGGAGGCGCGAGCGCAACGGGATGGACTCCAGACCGCCGAGAGCGCCTCCGACCACATCATCCAGGAGGTCGACAGGCTGCGCGGCCTCGTGACCGATCTGGACTGGCTTGCGGAGACCGACAGCGGCGAGTTGAGGCTCACCCTCCAAGCATGCTCGGTTCACGAGTTGCTCACGACTGAGGTGGACCGCTGGCAGCCGCAGGTTCAGGCTCGACAGGTTGAGCTGTCGATGGAGGCGCCCGGCAACCTCCCGGACATGGAACTTGACCGGATGCGCATGGGCCAGGCCTTGGGAAACGTCGTGAGCAACGCCATTAACTGCACCGAAGCCGGGGGAAGTGTCGCGCTCAGGGCGTGGCTGGAAGGCGAAGAGCTTCTGGCTATCTCAGTCACCGATGACGGGATCGGCATCGACGCTTCAGACCTTCCCCATGTCTTCGACCGCTTCTACCGCACCGACCAGTCCCGCACTCGCGGGATAGGCGGCACGGGCCTTGGGCTGGCCATCACCCGGGCCATAGTGGAAGCCCACGGCGGTCAAATTGCCGTAGCAAGCGACGGGCCTGGACAGGGCGTCACCGTAACTCTTCGCCTTCCCTTGAAGTGA
- a CDS encoding response regulator transcription factor: MLIVEDDTRIANWVKVYFERAGFFADVAHDGQAGLALARDLDPDLIILDLMLPRLDGVELCRTLRRESDVPIIMLTAREAHAERVIGLESGADDYVVKPFDPGELIARAQAVLRRVKDRVQQVLTSGGITLNETTGMVTVDEEPVDLSRAQIALLSTFMRHPNQVLSRDQLISLTFDKDFDGFDRAIDNQVARLRRQIGREGKQPIQTVYGGGYRFMAEGE, from the coding sequence GTGTTGATAGTCGAAGACGACACAAGGATAGCCAACTGGGTGAAGGTATACTTCGAGCGCGCCGGATTCTTCGCCGATGTGGCTCACGACGGCCAGGCCGGTCTGGCCCTGGCCCGTGACCTGGACCCGGACCTGATAATCCTCGACCTGATGCTCCCCCGTCTCGACGGCGTGGAACTGTGCAGGACCCTGCGCCGGGAGTCCGACGTCCCCATCATCATGCTGACGGCCAGGGAGGCCCACGCCGAGCGGGTCATCGGGCTGGAGAGCGGGGCGGACGATTACGTCGTCAAGCCCTTTGATCCGGGGGAGCTCATTGCCCGGGCCCAGGCTGTCCTTCGCCGCGTCAAGGACCGGGTCCAGCAGGTTCTGACCAGCGGCGGCATCACCCTGAACGAGACCACGGGGATGGTGACTGTCGATGAAGAACCCGTGGACTTGAGCCGGGCCCAGATCGCTCTACTGTCGACGTTCATGCGTCACCCCAACCAGGTGCTCTCCCGTGACCAGCTGATCTCGCTGACCTTCGACAAGGACTTCGACGGGTTCGACCGCGCCATCGACAACCAGGTCGCCCGCCTGCGAAGGCAGATCGGCCGGGAGGGCAAACAGCCCATTCAGACCGTCTACGGCGGCGGCTACAGGTTCATGGCGGAGGGCGAGTGA
- a CDS encoding SDR family NAD(P)-dependent oxidoreductase encodes MALLQDRVALITGAGRGIGRAIALAFAGEGARVAVTGRSEGRLTPVVEEINAAGGEARAFTLDVTSEDDAVRVAEQVVEAWGRIDILVNNAGVIHYDVPVWATTVEQWDDVMNTNLRGMFLVCRAVVPDMMRQERGVIINIGSSSGKVPEGDYGAYVASKYGVVGYTASLAHSLRPYGIQVNGLNPDWVDTDMARASMPEGDPDWITQEQMAQAALYLAAHAPKLMTGQFIDMFGV; translated from the coding sequence ATGGCGCTATTACAAGACAGGGTTGCGTTGATCACGGGCGCCGGGCGCGGGATTGGCCGGGCCATCGCTCTGGCATTCGCCGGGGAGGGGGCGCGCGTCGCCGTCACCGGCCGCAGTGAGGGGCGGCTGACGCCGGTCGTCGAGGAGATTAACGCCGCCGGGGGCGAGGCGCGGGCGTTTACCCTCGACGTGACCAGCGAGGACGACGCAGTCCGCGTGGCGGAGCAGGTGGTTGAGGCTTGGGGCCGCATCGACATCCTCGTCAACAACGCGGGGGTTATCCACTACGACGTCCCCGTGTGGGCCACCACCGTCGAACAGTGGGACGACGTGATGAACACCAACCTGCGCGGCATGTTCCTCGTGTGCCGCGCCGTCGTGCCGGACATGATGCGGCAGGAGCGGGGCGTCATCATCAACATCGGGTCGTCGTCGGGCAAGGTGCCGGAGGGCGACTACGGGGCGTATGTCGCGTCGAAGTACGGCGTCGTAGGGTACACGGCGTCGCTGGCGCATTCCCTTCGCCCATACGGCATCCAGGTGAACGGCCTCAACCCCGACTGGGTGGACACGGACATGGCGCGGGCGTCCATGCCGGAGGGCGACCCGGACTGGATCACCCAGGAGCAAATGGCGCAGGCGGCGCTGTACTTGGCGGCGCATGCTCCCAAACTCATGACCGGCCAGTTCATCGACATGTTCGGTGTCTGA
- a CDS encoding class I SAM-dependent methyltransferase produces the protein MGQRIDYSESFYRRHAQRYAEVSHNYIQSVYSNVSHPALKGDADVMERMQELVPVGSRGLDAGCGAGARDAFLYWQGGYDIYGVDAIEENIEEARRLHPEIAHRVSVADLREPIDHPDASFDFIICNAVIQHVEPDIVMDRTLPEFARVLRTEGVLQLIFKVGRGIATLYDRDYGADRSFHLYGADEVLERLSDLGLHVIPAEGGKLGGVMYFADTKPAEHCLLYARKSV, from the coding sequence ATGGGTCAACGCATCGACTATTCCGAGTCCTTCTACAGGCGCCACGCGCAACGGTACGCCGAGGTGAGCCACAACTACATTCAGTCTGTCTACAGCAACGTCTCCCATCCGGCCCTCAAGGGAGACGCCGACGTGATGGAGCGCATGCAGGAGCTCGTTCCGGTTGGCTCTCGCGGGCTTGATGCGGGGTGCGGCGCCGGCGCCCGCGATGCCTTTCTCTACTGGCAGGGCGGGTACGACATCTACGGGGTAGACGCCATTGAGGAAAACATCGAGGAGGCAAGGAGGCTGCACCCGGAGATTGCTCACCGAGTGTCCGTCGCCGACCTCCGCGAACCGATCGACCACCCGGACGCCTCCTTTGACTTCATCATCTGCAATGCGGTCATCCAGCACGTCGAGCCAGACATCGTCATGGACCGGACGCTGCCAGAGTTCGCGAGAGTGCTGAGGACGGAAGGCGTTTTGCAGCTCATCTTCAAGGTCGGAAGGGGAATAGCTACCCTCTACGACAGGGATTATGGCGCGGACAGGTCCTTCCATCTCTACGGTGCGGACGAAGTGCTGGAGCGGCTGAGCGACTTGGGTCTGCACGTGATTCCGGCCGAGGGCGGCAAGCTCGGCGGCGTCATGTACTTTGCGGACACCAAGCCCGCCGAACACTGCTTGCTGTACGCCCGCAAGAGTGTATAG
- a CDS encoding phosphotransferase, translating to MTRVTIPRDLQEATPSWLTDALRDAGAARGPAVTGYSAEAIAEGKGFMSQLYRLRLDYDADPGDLPRTVILKLPSGDPLMRTLFNRLGQNQREVLFYQQAISKGYLATPRSYYCGTNPATGNTALLLEDLSDARQGDSVAGCTLAEAQLAIAQLARFHAAWWGSPRLDSLDWLPLKSAEATVYEEIYRDSWRSFIGKASNGMPRNLQELGDRLGDDISAIKTRLSRSPQTVLHGDYRLDNCFFPTADGSPPFVVFDWEFCVRGRGAYDVATFISEAFPTQQRREEEMSLLRMYYDTLLENGVGGYSFEECLEDYRLAMLEIAVFWIVTGGYCEYEGERATTYLHNSLARFDAAIADLGCAELLAR from the coding sequence ATGACCCGAGTGACCATACCGAGAGACCTGCAGGAGGCAACGCCCTCCTGGCTGACCGACGCTCTTCGAGACGCCGGCGCCGCACGCGGCCCTGCCGTGACCGGGTATTCGGCTGAAGCGATCGCCGAGGGCAAGGGGTTCATGAGCCAGCTTTATCGTCTGCGGCTCGACTACGACGCTGACCCCGGCGACCTGCCGCGCACGGTCATCCTCAAGCTGCCTTCAGGCGACCCGCTCATGCGGACGCTCTTCAACCGTCTGGGGCAAAACCAGCGCGAGGTGCTGTTCTACCAGCAGGCAATCTCAAAGGGCTACCTGGCAACCCCTCGCAGCTACTACTGCGGGACGAACCCAGCAACCGGCAACACGGCCCTCCTCCTCGAAGACCTGAGCGACGCGCGGCAGGGCGACAGCGTGGCCGGGTGCACACTCGCCGAGGCGCAGCTGGCCATCGCCCAACTCGCGAGGTTCCATGCCGCCTGGTGGGGCAGCCCCCGGCTGGACTCGCTGGACTGGCTGCCGCTCAAGAGCGCCGAGGCCACCGTCTACGAGGAGATTTACCGCGACTCGTGGCGGTCCTTCATCGGAAAGGCAAGCAACGGCATGCCCCGGAACCTTCAAGAGCTTGGCGACCGGTTGGGAGATGACATTTCGGCCATCAAGACAAGGCTCTCGAGGTCGCCCCAGACAGTGCTCCACGGCGACTACAGGCTGGATAACTGCTTCTTTCCGACGGCTGATGGTTCGCCGCCGTTCGTGGTCTTCGACTGGGAGTTCTGCGTGCGCGGCAGGGGCGCGTACGACGTTGCGACATTCATCAGCGAGGCGTTCCCCACGCAGCAACGGCGGGAGGAGGAGATGAGCCTGCTCCGCATGTACTATGACACGCTGCTGGAGAACGGCGTCGGCGGCTACAGCTTCGAGGAGTGCCTGGAGGACTACCGGCTCGCAATGTTGGAGATCGCCGTCTTCTGGATCGTCACCGGCGGCTACTGCGAGTACGAGGGCGAGCGCGCAACCACGTACCTCCACAACTCCCTCGCGCGCTTTGACGCGGCGATAGCGGACCTCGGGTGTGCGGAGTTGCTGGCGAGGTAG
- a CDS encoding acyl-CoA dehydrogenase family protein: MPDSLPTGVQRDALRVGDPTFEDIVERIAEASDEIERQRRIPVDIAGDMIDEGLFRLLVPGSLGGGEADYLDYLRMVRAIAAADGSTGWCFNQNNILGTMASLMPRALAEEVWSDPRAVLCNGPPQFAQFAEVEGGYSLTGRWNFSSGSPQANWAVAISRVADADTMTFIIPKEQVTFFDSWQVNGLRGTGSFSFETKDLFVPAHRSYVESRGPNESGPLYLIPRGLFFGSGFGNVALGVARSALDLAREAALRKTPQEQTLLRDQPAIQSDIGRAEALWGAAAAFLNEKAERLWRSAVEDGFISMEERVDLRLASTHAIRQASEVVDIAYGVFGATAIFETSPIQRKFQDAHAITQQIQGRLEHYQTVGQFYLGLEPRARLI, encoded by the coding sequence ATGCCGGACTCTCTGCCTACAGGCGTTCAGCGCGATGCCCTTCGCGTGGGTGACCCCACGTTTGAGGATATAGTCGAGCGCATTGCCGAGGCGTCGGACGAGATCGAGCGGCAGCGGCGCATCCCCGTGGACATCGCCGGCGACATGATTGACGAGGGCCTGTTCCGGTTGCTGGTGCCCGGTTCCCTCGGCGGCGGCGAGGCCGACTACCTCGACTACCTGCGGATGGTGCGAGCGATCGCGGCCGCTGACGGCAGCACGGGCTGGTGCTTCAACCAGAACAACATCCTCGGCACCATGGCGTCGCTGATGCCGCGGGCGCTGGCAGAGGAGGTCTGGAGCGACCCGCGCGCCGTCCTGTGCAACGGCCCACCGCAGTTCGCGCAGTTCGCGGAGGTCGAGGGCGGGTACTCGCTGACGGGGCGGTGGAACTTCAGCAGCGGGTCGCCGCAGGCCAACTGGGCCGTGGCCATCAGCCGCGTGGCAGACGCCGACACCATGACGTTCATCATCCCCAAGGAGCAGGTCACCTTCTTCGACTCGTGGCAGGTGAACGGGCTGCGCGGCACCGGCAGCTTCAGCTTTGAGACAAAGGACCTCTTCGTGCCGGCGCATCGCTCGTACGTCGAGTCGCGCGGGCCGAATGAGTCCGGCCCGCTCTACCTGATCCCGCGGGGGCTGTTCTTCGGCTCGGGGTTCGGGAACGTGGCGCTGGGCGTCGCCCGCTCGGCGCTCGACCTGGCGAGGGAGGCCGCGCTGCGCAAGACGCCCCAGGAGCAGACGCTGCTGCGCGACCAGCCTGCCATCCAGAGCGACATAGGGCGTGCCGAGGCACTCTGGGGCGCCGCCGCCGCGTTCCTGAACGAGAAGGCCGAGCGGCTGTGGCGCAGCGCTGTGGAGGATGGCTTCATCTCGATGGAGGAACGCGTCGACCTGCGGCTCGCCAGCACCCACGCCATCCGGCAGGCGTCCGAGGTGGTCGACATCGCGTACGGCGTGTTCGGCGCGACGGCCATCTTCGAGACCAGCCCCATCCAGCGCAAGTTCCAGGACGCCCACGCTATTACGCAGCAGATCCAGGGCCGGTTGGAGCACTACCAGACGGTCGGCCAGTTCTACCTTGGCCTGGAGCCTCGGGCGCGGCTCATCTAG
- a CDS encoding endonuclease/exonuclease/phosphatase family protein — MPMRAAFRLHGLIDIVFVALTFAVGVQLVRLFITGIVFYLREVREVSTVSLGGIAFLVFGTVFLTPVAVRLFGPRRTMLGAIAVMALARLAEQSVTEPRVDLILSTVGVIAFLPVIPLAKGLVDTASTAGGGHWRYGLLLGLALDTAVKGGLGTVDASWQAGAWVGLIGLGLPLALLACVQREALRGGAAAAPTVPSVREALPLLAIGPFLLLELLLFQNVAQQTAFTNWHQPAVLAWIAGANVAGLLGAAWLMGQRIPWPAIAAAGVVLVAAVYWERSGWQAAVAMLFGHLAAVSLVAKSIGGVPMPRDSWGLSAVWTASVGVMVFLSLAFVYYAGYDIDLGVTQPTVLFAAAVLVALPAIVPQRQQGPAPKRDVWTALAPAALLVAPLALTFTWAIHNPEPPRSLPLRFMSYNIHQGFGTDGNLNMEALARVIEAEEPDVVALQEVSRGWVINGSVDTLEWLSQRLDMPYVWGPAADSVWGNAVLSRLPVTQVEHHEMPNNDDLVLARGFLWMELDTGQGTRLRVIATHFHHVEDESHLRLPQAFAILKRWNNEARTILLGDFNGRPESPEVQAILQAGFKDAMVEAGAPGPGYTFASDDLVGRIDYIFVTQDLSAQDYSVRVTQASDHLPVAVTVVDAN, encoded by the coding sequence ATGCCAATGAGGGCAGCCTTCCGCCTCCACGGCCTCATAGACATTGTATTTGTGGCCCTCACTTTCGCGGTGGGGGTGCAGCTTGTCCGTCTCTTCATCACGGGCATCGTCTTCTACCTCCGAGAGGTCCGGGAGGTCAGCACCGTCAGCCTCGGCGGGATAGCGTTCCTTGTCTTCGGGACGGTGTTCCTGACGCCGGTCGCGGTCCGGCTTTTTGGTCCGCGGCGGACTATGTTGGGCGCGATCGCCGTCATGGCGCTGGCGCGGCTGGCGGAGCAGAGCGTCACCGAGCCACGGGTGGACCTGATTCTCTCCACGGTGGGCGTCATTGCCTTCTTGCCGGTCATTCCTCTGGCGAAGGGGCTTGTGGACACCGCGTCGACGGCGGGGGGCGGCCACTGGCGTTATGGCCTGCTGCTGGGACTCGCGCTCGACACAGCCGTCAAGGGCGGGCTCGGCACGGTGGACGCGTCGTGGCAGGCCGGCGCGTGGGTGGGCCTCATCGGGCTGGGCTTGCCCCTCGCGCTGCTCGCCTGCGTCCAGCGCGAGGCCCTCAGGGGAGGCGCCGCGGCCGCGCCGACGGTCCCGAGCGTGCGGGAGGCACTGCCGCTGCTGGCGATAGGCCCCTTCCTGCTCCTTGAGCTTCTCCTGTTCCAGAACGTCGCGCAGCAGACGGCGTTCACCAACTGGCATCAGCCGGCCGTGCTTGCGTGGATAGCAGGGGCCAACGTGGCGGGGCTATTGGGAGCTGCGTGGCTCATGGGACAGCGCATCCCGTGGCCGGCCATCGCCGCCGCGGGAGTGGTGCTGGTCGCGGCCGTGTACTGGGAGAGAAGCGGCTGGCAGGCAGCCGTCGCGATGCTGTTCGGGCACCTGGCGGCGGTGTCCCTCGTGGCGAAGTCCATTGGCGGCGTGCCGATGCCGCGTGACTCGTGGGGCCTCAGCGCCGTGTGGACGGCCTCGGTGGGCGTCATGGTCTTCCTCTCGCTCGCCTTCGTCTACTACGCGGGGTACGACATCGATTTGGGCGTCACCCAACCTACAGTGCTGTTTGCCGCAGCCGTGTTGGTGGCCCTGCCGGCGATTGTGCCGCAGCGGCAACAGGGGCCCGCACCGAAGCGAGACGTGTGGACCGCCCTGGCTCCAGCAGCGCTGCTGGTGGCGCCGCTGGCCCTCACGTTCACGTGGGCCATTCACAACCCGGAACCTCCTCGAAGCCTACCGCTGCGCTTCATGTCCTACAACATCCACCAAGGGTTCGGCACGGACGGCAACCTGAACATGGAGGCGCTTGCCCGCGTCATCGAGGCGGAGGAGCCGGACGTCGTCGCGCTGCAGGAGGTGTCGCGCGGGTGGGTGATCAACGGCTCCGTCGACACGCTGGAGTGGCTGTCGCAGCGGCTGGACATGCCCTACGTCTGGGGTCCGGCGGCCGACTCCGTCTGGGGCAACGCCGTCCTCAGCCGCCTCCCGGTGACGCAGGTCGAGCACCATGAGATGCCCAACAACGACGACCTTGTCCTGGCCCGCGGCTTCCTCTGGATGGAACTGGACACGGGACAGGGCACACGGCTGCGGGTCATTGCGACGCACTTCCACCACGTTGAAGATGAGAGCCACCTGCGGCTGCCCCAAGCCTTTGCCATCCTGAAGCGATGGAACAACGAGGCGCGGACCATTCTGCTCGGCGATTTCAACGGCAGGCCGGAGTCGCCTGAGGTGCAGGCGATCCTGCAGGCGGGGTTCAAGGACGCGATGGTTGAAGCCGGAGCGCCGGGTCCCGGCTACACGTTTGCTTCCGACGATCTGGTTGGGCGCATCGACTACATCTTCGTGACGCAGGACCTCTCTGCGCAAGACTACTCTGTCAGGGTCACGCAGGCGTCGGACCATCTGCCCGTCGCCGTCACGGTGGTGGACGCCAACTAG
- a CDS encoding DUF3574 domain-containing protein has translation MPRIAALLAVALTAMLAAAACAAEDVYECPAGSELNVEYRLFMGRNSGGVEVVSDQDWAVFLQDIVTPRFPNGLTVLDGEGQWQIESGDIERERSKVLVILSPQGGGAQAHLAEVATSYKQLFNQGAVIQTSAGVCTSFY, from the coding sequence ATGCCCCGGATCGCCGCGCTCCTTGCCGTCGCGCTGACAGCGATGCTCGCCGCGGCGGCGTGCGCCGCCGAGGACGTTTACGAGTGCCCCGCGGGCAGCGAGCTGAACGTGGAGTACCGGCTCTTCATGGGGCGCAACAGCGGCGGCGTGGAGGTCGTGAGCGACCAGGACTGGGCGGTCTTCCTTCAGGACATCGTCACGCCGCGCTTCCCCAACGGGCTGACGGTGCTCGACGGCGAGGGTCAGTGGCAGATCGAGTCCGGCGACATCGAGCGCGAGCGGTCCAAGGTGCTCGTCATCCTTTCCCCGCAGGGCGGCGGCGCCCAGGCGCATCTCGCGGAGGTGGCCACCAGCTACAAGCAGCTCTTCAATCAGGGGGCCGTCATTCAGACATCCGCCGGTGTCTGCACGTCCTTCTACTAG
- a CDS encoding FAD-binding protein, which produces MDALVRELQRAVGSRYVLSRPQELLVYEYDGAVERALPSVVAVPGSAEQAAQVVGIARRHGVPVVPRGAGTGLSGGAIPVYGGVLMPMTRLNRVLEIDVAERTAIVEPGVVNIDISKAAEPYGLRYAPDPSSQKACTIGGNVAENAGGPHCLAYGVTTNHVMGMEIVLADGSPAWVGGRSHELPGYDLRGVLIGSEGTLAVTTKVAVRLQPVPEAVTTMLAIFQDEDDASAAVSAIVGAGIVPAAIEMMDRLTIQAVEPAIHAGYPPDAGAVLLVEVEGLRESVAEESEEVQQVCYRHGATEVRVADDPTLRERLWAGRKTALGALGRLAPNYYLLDGVVPRTRILEALRRIREISGEYALPIANVFHAGDGNLHPCILFDERIGDQLRRSKEAGAAVLRTCVDLGGALSGEHGVGLEKQEYMDLCFSDADLDAMARLNPAFGAGDTFNPGKVFPTGASCVELLQHPAIARLGADAFV; this is translated from the coding sequence ATGGACGCGCTGGTACGGGAGCTGCAGCGGGCAGTGGGCAGCCGCTATGTGCTGTCGCGGCCGCAGGAGCTGCTGGTGTACGAGTATGACGGCGCCGTGGAGCGCGCGCTGCCGAGCGTCGTCGCGGTGCCCGGCAGCGCGGAGCAGGCCGCGCAGGTGGTGGGCATCGCGCGGCGGCACGGCGTGCCTGTGGTGCCGCGCGGGGCGGGCACGGGGCTCAGCGGCGGCGCGATACCCGTCTACGGCGGCGTCCTCATGCCCATGACGCGCCTCAACCGCGTGCTGGAGATCGACGTTGCGGAACGGACGGCCATTGTGGAGCCGGGCGTCGTGAACATCGACATCTCCAAGGCGGCCGAGCCCTACGGGCTGCGCTATGCGCCGGACCCGTCCAGCCAGAAGGCGTGCACCATTGGCGGCAACGTGGCCGAGAACGCGGGCGGGCCCCACTGCCTGGCCTACGGCGTGACCACCAACCACGTCATGGGCATGGAGATCGTGCTGGCCGACGGCTCGCCGGCATGGGTCGGCGGCCGAAGTCACGAATTGCCCGGCTACGACCTGCGCGGCGTGCTCATCGGCTCGGAGGGCACGCTGGCGGTGACGACGAAGGTGGCCGTGCGCCTGCAGCCCGTGCCGGAGGCCGTCACGACGATGCTGGCCATCTTCCAGGATGAGGATGACGCCAGCGCGGCCGTCTCGGCCATCGTCGGGGCGGGCATCGTGCCCGCGGCCATCGAGATGATGGACCGGCTGACCATCCAGGCCGTCGAGCCCGCCATCCACGCCGGGTACCCTCCGGACGCGGGAGCCGTGCTCCTCGTCGAGGTGGAGGGGCTGCGGGAGTCCGTCGCCGAGGAATCGGAGGAGGTGCAGCAGGTCTGCTACCGCCACGGCGCAACGGAGGTGCGGGTGGCGGATGACCCGACGCTGCGCGAGCGGCTGTGGGCCGGGCGCAAGACGGCGCTGGGCGCGCTGGGCCGGCTGGCGCCCAACTACTACCTGCTCGACGGCGTTGTGCCGCGCACCAGGATACTGGAGGCGCTGCGGCGCATCCGCGAGATCTCCGGCGAGTATGCCCTGCCCATCGCCAACGTCTTTCACGCGGGCGACGGCAACCTGCACCCGTGCATCCTCTTCGACGAGCGCATCGGCGACCAGCTCCGGCGCTCCAAGGAGGCGGGCGCCGCGGTGCTGCGCACCTGCGTCGACCTGGGCGGCGCGCTGTCCGGCGAGCACGGCGTTGGGCTGGAGAAGCAGGAGTACATGGACCTGTGCTTCTCCGACGCCGACCTGGACGCCATGGCGCGGCTGAACCCCGCTTTCGGCGCGGGCGACACCTTCAACCCGGGCAAGGTCTTCCCCACGGGCGCTTCCTGCGTGGAGCTCCTGCAGCACCCGGCCATTGCCCGGCTGGGAGCAGACGCCTTTGTCTAA